DNA sequence from the Streptomyces sp. MST-110588 genome:
ACCGGGGGCTGGGGCTGGCGCCGGTGCGCCGCCACGACCTGGCGGACGGGGTGCTGGACGTGCGGGTGGTGCACGGCGGGCGGCTGGCCCGTACGCGGCTGCTGGCCGCGGCGGTGACGGGCGCGCTGCGGCACTCCCCCGTGCTGAGCGAGTCGCGGGTGCGGACGCTGCGGCTGAGCGGGCTGGCGCCGGGCGCCACGCTCGCGTACGACGGCGAGGTGGCGAACGCGCCGAAGGAGCTGGTGTTCGAGAAGGAGAACGAGGCCCTGACGGTCTATCGGCTGCTGCCCGATTCCTGAGGGTGCCCATGACTCCCTCTCTCCGTCCATGATGTGAGATCCGGTTCTCACAGTGCGGTCGTCCGGCGTACGGTGTGGTGGCCCTCCCCGGACAGCGAAGGAGCCCGCCGTGCCGCAGGATTGCGCCGTATACACCCATGGCCACCACGAGTCCGTACTGCGCTCCCACACCTGGCGCACCGCCGCCAACTCGGCCGGCTACCTGCTGGACGCGCTCACCGCGGATCTGCGCGCACCGGGCACGGAGATTCTCGACGTCGGCTGCGGGCCCGGGACCATCACCGCGGACCTGGCCGCGCTGGTGCCGCACGGCCGGGTGACCGGGCTGGAGCGTGCGCCGGAGGTACTGGAACAGGCCAGGGCCACCGCCGCCGCGCGCGGGCTGCGCAACGTCCGCTTCGCGGTCGGCGACGTCCACGCGCTGGACCACCCGGACGGCTTCTTCCACGTCACCCACGCCCATCAGGTGCTCCAGCACGTCGGCGATCCCGTCGGGGCGCTGCGCGAGATGCGCCGCGTCACCCGGCCCGGCGGGCTGGTCGCCGCCCGGGACGCCGACTACGCGGCGATGACCTGGTATCCGGCGCTCGACGGACTGACGGACTGGCTGGATCTGTACCGCCGGGTCGCGCGGGCCAACGGCGGTGAGCCGGACGCCGGGCGGCGGCTGCACTCCTGGGCCCGCCGGGCCGGCTTCGCCGCCGGGGACATCACCGCCTCCGCCGGGACCTGGTGCTACGCCACCGCGCAGGAGCGCGCCTGGTGGAGCGCGCTGTGGGCGGACCGTACCGTCCACTCGTCCTACGCCCGCCTGGCGGTGGAGGGCGGACACGCGAGTCGGGCCGAACTGGAGCGGATCGCGGACGCCTGGCGGGAGTGGGGCAGCCGCGAGGACGCGTGGTTCGCCGTGCTGCACGGCGAAATCCTCTGTCGCGTCTGAAGCCCTTTCCCAGAAGCCCCCACGAAGTCCCTTCGCTGATTTTCCGAGGATATGCCCTGCCTATGCCCGTATATGCAAGGCATATGGCACTACGCCCTGTATGAAGGGTTCGTGACACGGTGGGCGACACAGGGGGCGACGGGACTCCTGGCGGAGCTGGTGGCGTGGCTGGTGACGGCGGTCGTGGCGGTGCTCGTGGCGGGGGGCCAGACCGCGCGGCCCACCACCTCGGCCGCCACCGGCCCGGCCGCCACCGCGCCCACCGCCGGCTCCGCGGCGGGCCGCGGGTTCACCCTCCTGGCCACCGGTGACGTCCTGGCGCACACGGAGGTCATCGAGCAGGCCCGCAAGGACGCCCACGGCCGGGAACACGACTTCCGCGCCCTGCTCGCCGGGGCCGCGCCGGCCGTCTCCCGCGCCGACCTGGCGATCTGTCATATGGAGACGGTGTACGGGAAGGAGGGCGGCCCCTTCAGCGGCTACCCGGCCTTCCGGACCCCGCCGCAGATCGCCGCCGCCCTGAAAGCCACCGGCTACGACTCCTGCTCCACCGCCTCCAACCACTCCCTGGACGACGGAGCGGCCGGGATCCGGCGGACGCTGGAGGCCATGGACGCGGCCGGCCTGCGTCACGTGGGTTCGGCCCGTTCCGCCGCCGAGGCGGCCCGGCCGGCGCTCCTGAAGACGGCGGGGGCCACGGTCGCCCAGCTCGCCTACACCTACGGCACCAACGACATCCCGCTGCCCGAAGGCCGCCCCTGGGCCGTACATCTGATCGATCCGGAGGCGATCGTCAGGGACGCGCGGGCCGCCCGCCGGGCGGGCGCCGACGTGGTGGTGGTCAGCCTCCATTGGGGCACGGAATGGCAGCAGGCCCCCGACGAGCAGCAGCGCACCCTCGCGCGTACGCTCACCGCCTCCCGTACCGCCGGCCGCCCCGACATCGACCTGATCCTGGGCACCCACAACCACGTCCCGCAGGCGTACGAGAAGGTCAACGGCACCTGGGTCGTCTACGGGATGGGCGACCAGCTCGCGGGCTTGATGTACAACCCGCGGGGGCGGTGGACGGGCGCGGCAACCAGAGTTCGATGGCCCGGTTCACCTTCGCACCACCGGATGCGGCGGGCCACCGCTGGACGGTCCGTGCCGCGCAGTTCCGGCCCCTGCTCACCGACGTCAAGGGCGGCTTCCGGGTGGTCGACCTGACCTCCGCCCTCGCCCGTCACCCGCGGCGCGCCGACTTCCTCGCCGCCCGCGACCGCATCCGCGAGGCGGTCCTCTCGCGCGGCGCGGCGAAGGACGGCCTGGAGGAGGCCAGGTGACCACGCGCCGCGCCCGTCCCAACTACCCTTGCCCCTATGGACATTCTGGGGACCTCGCTGCGGGTCTGCGTCGATGACCTGGACTCCGCGATCGCCGTGTACGAACGGCTGACGGGCGCGCAGGCGATGCGCTTCCGGCACGGTGGCGTCTCGGTCGCGGCGGTCGGCTGCTTCTTCCTGATGAGCGGCCCCGAGCAGCAGATGGCCGTACTGCGGAGGATCACGGCGACGCTGGCGGTCGAGGACGTGGACGAGGCGGTCGCCGACCTGACCGCCGTCGGTGCCCAGATCGTCGCGGGCCCCCTGCCGTCCCCCATCGGCCGCAATGTCATCGCACGCCACCCTGACGGGTCGGTCTTCGAATACGTGGACCGGAAGGCCGCAAAAGCCCCCGCTTCCCCTCACCTCGGCAACTGAGCCGCCCACCCGTCACGGCACGCGCGTTGCGGTACGTCACCCACATGCCGCGGGAGCGGTTCCGGCCGATGGCGCCTGGCCCGGTTCCTTACTTGCTGTGCGCGATCTGGATCAGGTTGCCGCAGGTGTCGTCCAGGACCGCCAGGGTGACGTCATCCATCTCCAGCGGCTCCTGGGTGAAGTGCACCCCCAGCTCGCGCAGCCGGTTGAACTCCGCCGCCACGTCGTCCACGGCGAAGGAGATGGCCGGGATGCCGTCCTGGACCAGCGCCGTCTTGTACGGCTGCACCGCGGGGTGGTCGGAGGGCTCCAGGAGCAGTTCGGTCCCCTGGGGTTCCTCCGGTGAGACCACGGTCAGCCACCGGGCCTCGCCCATCGGGATGTCGTGCTTCTTCACGAAGCCCAGCACATCGGTGTAGAAACGCAGGGCCTTTTCCTGGTCGTCGACGAAGACGCTGGTCATATTGATCCTCATGGGGTGCCCTCCGGGGCATCGGGCCTGAGCCACCGGGTCACGATGCGCTCAAGAGGTTCGGTGTTCAGATCGTGCAACTTGTAGCGGCCCTGGCGCCGCGAGAGGACCAGACCCGCCGATTCCAGTACGGCCAGGTGCTGGCTGATCGCCTGGCGGGACAGCCCCAGGCCGTGCTTGGTCACCAGCCGGGTGCATATCTCGAACAGGGTCTGGCCGTCCCGTTCCGCCAGCTCGTCAAGGATGCGCCGGCGGGTGGGGTCGGCCAGGGCCTTGAAGACATCCTCCGCCATGACTCCACCATAGGCAAGCGAGAGCTTGCCTATCAAGCAGTGGCGGTGGCGGCCCGTGGAGGGAAGCGGGCCAAAGGCTCAGGAGACCTTCAGGAGACCTCCAGCACGATCTTGCCGCGGGTGCGGCCCTCCTGGCTGCGGCGGAACGCCTGCGCCGTCTCGGCCAGCGGCAGCACCGCGTCGATGTGCACGGTGAGCTGTCCGGCGTCGGCGAGTTCACCGAGCGCGGCCAGGCCGGCGGCGTCCGGGCGGACCCACACCATGTGACCACCCTTGGCCTTCACCTCGCCGTCGGTGATGGACACCACCCGGGAGCGGTCCTTGAGCAGTTCCTGCGAGACCTCGACGACCCCGCCGCCCACGAAGTCCAGGGCCACGTCCACGCCCTCGGGAGCCAGCGACCGCACCCGTTCGGCCAGGCCGTCCCCGTACGTCACGGGCTCGGCGCCCAGCGATCGCAGGAAGTCGTGGTTGCGCTCACTGGCCGTGCCGATGACCCGGGCGCCGCGGGCCACCGCGATCTGCACCGCCAGCGAACCGACGCCGCCCGCGGCGGCATGCACCAGGACCGTGTCGCCCTTGCCGGCCTCGGCCCGGTCCAGGGACTGCTGGGCGGTGAGCCCGGCCAGCGGCAGACCGGCGGCCTGCTGCCAGCTCAGGGCGGCGGGCTTGCGGGCCAGGGTCCGTACGGGAGCGGCAACCAGCTCGGCGAAGGTGCCGTGCTGGACCTCGTCCTTGCGGACGTAACCCATGACCTCGTCGCCGACCTCGAACTCGGTCGCGTCCACGCCGACCGCTTCCACCACCCCGGCCACGTCCCAGCCGGGGATCAGCGGGAAGTGGGCGTGCATTATGGGGTCCAGGTATCCGCCGACGATCTTCCAGTCCACCGGATTGACGCCGGCGGCCTTGACCCGGATCAGCACCGAGTCCGGGGCGACCTTGGGGTCCGGCTGGTCGGTGTAGCGAAGCACATCGGCGTCGCCATAGCTTTCCGCGATGATTGCCTTCATGATCGCTACAACGTGTGACGATCCGGGATGATTCCCGGATCGTCACCGAGTTCCGGACATGCACTCGAACGGCCTACGCGGCGTCAGTTGCCCACCGGACGCGCCCGCGCACGGAGCCGGCCGCCCGCCCGGTGCCCGGCCGCCGTGCCGGACATCCGCCTCACACCGGCCGCATCCGGAACTCGTACCGCCCGGGCAGTGGATGCTCGGCGCGCGCGGTCTCCCGTACGGCGTCGGTGACCGGGCCGTCGCCCGCCACGAGCCGTTCGGCGATCGCGTACCAGGTGTCGCTGATCGTCTCCTCGCTCTCGCGCAGGTCGGCGACTTCGAAGCCGCGGTCGAAGACGGCACGGGCCCCGCGCGCATCGCCCAGCGCGCACATCACCTGCGCCGTCAGCAGTTCGAAGCGGCCGTGCGGAATCCGGTCGGCGGGCGGCAGTTGGGCCAGCGCGTCCGCCGCGTCCCCGGCCCGGCCCGCGGCGAGCAGGACGGGAACCGCCTGGCGTACCAGCGCCCGCAGGACGGCGCCCCACCCCTGGGCCTCCTCCTCCGCCTGCCGCTGCCCGTGCCCGCCCCGTTCGGTCCGCGCGCGCAGGGCGGCGCCGGCCGCCTCCGTCCGGGCCAGGGACGCGCAGCGGCATGCCTGCGTGTACAGCTCGGCGGCCCGTTCCGTCTCGCCCGCCACCCACTCCGCCTCGGCCAGACAGTACAGCGGCCGGCAGTCCGCCCCGCGGGTCAGCGCCCGCTCCCAGCTCCGTACGGCCTGTGCCCGGTCGCCCGCGTGCCACTGCGCGATACCGAGGTGGTAGTCCGTCACCGGGCCGGGGTGGGCGCACTCCAGCAGGTCGCGCCAGGGCCGCGAGACCAGGGGAGCCGCGGGGACGGGGCCGCCGGCCGGGAAGTCGCCGGTGTGCAGCAGTTCCAGCCAGGGCCGCTGCTCCTCACCTAGGGTGTCCTCCTCGAACGGGGTGCCGGGCAGGTCGTAGTCGCCACGGGCCCGTTCGAGCGCTCCCCAGCCGGAACCGGTGGCCAGGCGTTCCTTGGGTTCGGCGTCGGCGTACGGCCGCCAGGCGGCGTAGGCGGCGTCCACCTCGGTACGCGGCAGGGCCGCCGCGAGCCGGGAGCCGGCCTCGGCACGGGCCGCCGCCCAGTCGGCACCGTGCACCGTCGCGGGGTCGGCGGCCAGCGGCCCGTACGCCTCCAGCCAGGACAGCTCCCCGCCGCCTTCCAGGCGCAGGTGTTCCAACTGGGTGCGGGCCAGGCCCGCCTGGATCTCGGCGTAGCCGCCGGCGCCCGGCTCGGTGAGCCACTCCTGCCAGCGGCGCCCGGCCCGGCCCGCGCCCCACAGGAACAGCTTGCGGCCACGGAGTGTGTCGGTGGAGGTGTGGACCAGGCCGTGGCCCTCGCCGTCCAGGGAGGCGATCCAGCGCCGGGCGCCGTCGGGGATCTCGTAGAAGTAGTCCGCGGGGAACTCGCTGTTCAGCGGGTACGTACGGTCGACGCCGTCGCGCACGGGGACGGGCACGCGGCGCAGCGAGCGCTCGTACCCGAAGTGCCATGCCTTCTCGGCCGGGGCCAGGACGCGGGTGGCGGGCCCTTCGGGGACGGCGATGTTGGACCACCAGTACACGGGCGCGGCGTGGAGGTGGGGATTGCGGACGCGGACGCCGACGTAGAGGAAGTCGGAGTCCGCCGGGAGCCAGAGGTCCACCTGGAAGGGCAGGTCACGCAGCCGTTCCCATTCCCACAGCCGCAGCATGGTGCCGCCGTCGGGCGCCGGGACGCGGGCGGCGTGCAGCGGGGCGCAGGTGAGGGCGGAGTGACCGGTCGCGCCGATGTTCCATTCGATGCCGCCGGAGAACCAGGCGCCGTTGAGGGCGAAGTCGGCCGGCTGCAGGACGGGGTTGCGGTGGAGCAGTTCCCGGTCGGTGGGCTTGTGGTGCAGGGAGTACACGCGTCCGCCGAGGCCCGGCAGGACGGTGGCGCGCAACCGGTCGTTCTCGATCACGATCGCGTCGAAGGTGGTCAGCGAGCGCTGCCGCCCGTAGCCGTCCCGGCGGCGTACGGGCAGCAGGGAGCGCAGCGGCTCGTAGGCGATCCCACGGGCCATGTCGGCGGGCAGGGCGGCGTCCGGGTCTGTGCCTACGCCGCCTGCGTCCTCTTTGGCGGCCGGCTCGATCGCTGCCCGGTGGGCGTCGCGCGGGGGCCGCAGGGCGGGCAGCGGGTTGTCCGGGCCGAGGGGAGCCGCGGGGAGGGTCAAGGTGGTGCGTCGCACACGGGTGGCCACGGCTGCCTCGCAAAGTGGACCGGGCCACCTCGGTTACGGCGGCCGTCTGTTGACCATGGAACCTCGTCGGCTCGCCGCTGAACAGGGCCTTTTGCGGCCAGGTGCGGGGGAAAGGGATCAGGCGGCTCGGGAGGGTCAGGCGGAACAGGCTGAGGCTGATCAAGCGGATCAGCGGGCTCGGGGCGGGCCGTGGCGGCGCCGGCCGTCGTTCGTGGGGCGGTGCCAGGAGGGCGGTGATAGGAGGGCGGTGTCAGGAGGGCGCCAGGACGCTCTCCAGGAGGTCGGCCAGGAGCACCGCACCGGCCCCGTCGGGGTCACGGTCCGGGTCGTAGATCGTCAGGTTCAGTCCGACACAGCGCGGCGAGGCGGCCAACGGCGCCAACAGGTCGTGCAGTTCGCCGGTGAGCAGACCGCCGGGGTCGGGGGAGTCGACGGCGGGCATGACGGACGGGTCCAGGACGTCCGCGTCCAGATGGATCCAGAACCCGTCGAGCGGGGAGCGGCCGATCCGGGTGAGTACCTCGCGCGCCACGGCGTCCGGCCCCACGCGCCGGATGTCCCCGACCGTCCGGGCGTCGATGCGCAGCGAGGTCAGTTCCGCGTGGTCCTGGTCGCCGTCGCGGATGCCCAGGACGCTCAGGTCTTCGTCACGTACGTACGGCTGCCGTCCCTCGATGCCGGTGAGGTCGGCCTGTCCGCGCCCGGTGATCTGGGCGACGCCCTCACCGGCCGCGGCGCCGAGGGGCCCGGAGGTATCCGTGTTGCCCGGGTGCCGGAAGTCGCCGTGCCCGTCGAGGTAGGCGACGCCGTACCGTCCCAGGCGGCGCAGAGCCAGCACGGCGCCCAGCAGGATGCTGCAGTCCCCGCCGAGCAGTACGGGGAACCCGCCGGCGCGGACATGGCGTTCGACGCGGTCGGCGAGGCGGCGGGTGTACCCGGCGAGGGCGGCGGCGTTGAAGTCGCCCTCGCCCTCCTTCCAGTCGCCGAAGTCGTAGCGGGGCGGCACCACGACGCCGCCTTCCTGTGCGCCCAGGCGCCGCAGCAGGTCCTGGTCGCGCAGCGCGCCGGCGAGCTTGTAGCAGCCGGGTACGGTGCCGGGCGCGGGCGGGCGCAGGCCGAGGTTGGACGGGGCGTCGATCAGTACGGTGCGGCGCATGCCGCCATCCCACCGGACCGGCAGACGATCTTCAAGCGATCTTCGAGGAAATTGTCCACCGCGAAATGGTCCGCCGCGAAATTACCCGCCGCCATGAACGATCATCAACTACCGTCGACGCTCAAGAACGACCGCGAGGCGGTCATGCGCGGTACGGCACCCACGCGGCTGTGCCGCAGCGGGGCACACAAGGACAGGAACAATGGGAACTCAGCACACATACCGGGTGATCGTGCGCGGCAAATGGGACGGGCTGTCCGAGGCGGCCCGCGCGCGACTGCTGGCCGAGGTCGAGCAGCACGGCCTGGCACAGATGCAGTTCACGCCCGAGGGGTCGCTGTCCTACGACGCCGCGCTGAAGTCCTTCACGTACCGCTACGTCATCGTCTCCGACGCGCAGGACGGCGAGGAGATGGCCGCCGCCCTCGCCGAGGAGAAGGCGGAGAACGCGCTGTCCGCGGCCGGTTACGGCTTCCGGGACCTGCGGTCCTTCCCCACCGACATGGACACCATGAAGGTCAACCGCAAGCGGCGCTGACCTGGCGCCGCTGACCTTGCCCCGCCGGCCTGACGCCGCTGTCCTCGGCCTCGCCCGGGTCCGCGCCCCTCCCTTCGTTTCTCGGGGGGAATCGTTACTTCGGAGGCTCGTTGAAGCGGAGGCGGTTGCCGAAGGGGTCGGTGAGCGTCAGCGACGTACCGATTTCACCGTCCTCCTCCAGCTCGGGCGCCAGGAAGGCGTACTGCTTCGCCGCCAGCTCGGCGTGCAGTGCGCGGACCCCCTCCAGCTCCACGTACACCGCGGAGCCGGGGGTGGCGTCCCCGTGGTGCTCGGACAGGTGGAGGACGAGATCGCCCCGCGATACCTGGGTGTAGAGCGGCATGCCCGGGGCGAAGCGGTGTTCCCAGTCGACGGAGCACCCGAGGTGGTCGAGGTAGAACTCGTGCGCCTTGGCCACGTCGAAGATGCGCAGGATGGGCACCGCACGGCTGATGCGGATCTCCATCGGGTCGCCGTTCGTCATGGATTCGCCGGTCTCCGTGGGGTCGCCGATCCCCGTAGGGTCGCCGGTCTCCGTGGGGTCGCTGTTTTCCATGACGTCACTGTGCCTCATGGGGTGCGGTGGTGTCGCGGCACATTTCGGCGGTCATCGCCCAGCGCTGATGGTCCCGCCAGGCACCGTCGACGAACAGGAAGTCCGGCGAGTACCCCTCCAGCCGGAACCCGGTCCGCTCCACCAAGGCGATCGAACGGTGGTTGTCCGGCTGGATGTTCACCTCCAGCCGGTGCAGCCCCAACTCACCGAACGCGTAAGGGATGACGAGTCCCAGCCCCTCGCTCATCAGGCCGCGCCCGGCCGCGTGCGCGAAGGCGCCGTAGCCGATCGCCCCGCAGCCGAAGGCGCCGTGGACGATGTTGTTGATGGTGAGGTAGCCGGCGATCCGGCCGGTGTCGTGCTCGCAGAACAGGAAACCCTCGCGGGAGGGCTCGCACACGCCGGCGAAGTAGGTGTCGTAGGCGGCGTCGGTGGTCGGCGGGAAGAGCCAGGGACGGTGCAGCGGCACGCTCGCGCGTGCCAGGGCGGTGAACTCCTCCCGGTCCGCGGCCGAGAAGGGACGGATGCCCACACGGGGTCCCCGGGCGAGGTAACGGTCGTCAGCCATCAGGAGATCGTACGGAGTGACAGGGGCGTCCGGCCACGGCGCGCGGAGGGGGTTGACAGTGGCGCACGTATGAACTCACGCATCTGTGGGCCGATGGACGTCGTGGACGTGTGGGCATGTGGGCGTGTGAACGTGTGGGTGTGCGGGCGTGTGACGGACCGGCCCTCAAGCCTGAGGGGAGAACTGGCCCGGCCTATGAAGGGCTGCCCGCCGTACGTACTGCGCAGGCTGCCGCGTACCCCTCGGGCACCGGTACGTCCACCGTCTCCCAGCCCTCCACCGGGGCCGGGTCGGGACCGGTCCCGACCAGCGTCGTCGTCATCAGGTCCCCCGCCAGCCCGGTACCCATCCCCTTCAGGCACGCCTCCTTGCGGGTCCAGCAGCGGGCGAAGGCCGCGGCCCGTCCGGCGGGCGGCAGCGCGGCCAGTTCCGCGCGCTCCTGTGGATGCAGCACGCTCGCCACCTCGTCCACGACCTCGGGTGCGGTCAGCGTCTCTATGTCGACACCGATGGGCGTACGGGCGAAGCCCAGCAGCGCCAGCCCGCGGGTGTGGGACAGCGAGAAGTGCAGCGGCGCGCCGGCCAGCGCGGGACGGCCGTGCGGCGCGTCGCAGCACGGGCAGGGCTCGCGTACGAACCGGAGCGCCGCCGGGTCGCGGTCCAGGTAGGCGCCGAGCAGCCGGCGCAGCGCGGAGTGGGAGGCGATGTAGACATCGCGGTCGACGGGGCGTACGAAGGTGGCGGCGCGCCGGCGCTCGGCCGCGTCGAGTACCTCGGTGTCCCGCACGGCCGCCTCCTCGGGAGCGCTGAGTACGAGCCACAGAGCGACGCGGGGGCCGTTGTCTTCGTTGGCGCCGAGCGGGGACGGCAAGGCGCTCGGGTCGTAGGTGCGGAGGACGGGACGGCCGTTGGTCAAAGAGCTTGTAAGGCTTTTGGGATTTGTGGGGCTTGTGGGTTCCGTGGGTTCCGTCGGGCTCATAGGGCCCGTGGGGCGGATTTCGCCGGTGGTCATCCGTCGCTCTCCTCTTCGGCCGCTCGCAACTGGGGGTGCTGGCTGACCGTACCGGTGCGGCGGGGGCCCGAGCAGCGTGGGCCGCCCGTTCCGGTCTTCGGTTCTTCCGGGGCCGGAAGGGGCGACCGGTCCCGGCGGCGGCATCCACCGGGACCGGAGCTCTCACCGCCGGGACACTTCCTGAGCCCCGGGCCCCGCGAGGCGTTCGACCTCGCCTCCGGCGGTCCGGCGGGCCCGCTCACCGGTGCGGTACATCCGGGAACCCGCCGGCCCGTACGGATCGGCGACGAAGCGGGCGGCGGTACGGGCCGGGCCGCGTACGTACCCGGTGGCGAGCGACGCACCCGCGACGTACAGCTCGCCCGGGACGCCGGGCGGGCAGTGCCGCAGAGCCGCGTCCAGGACGTACAGGCGGGTGTTCCATATGCACTCGCCGACGGCGGTCACCGCTTCGGTGCCGACGGTGCCGGCGATGTCGATCGTGGCGACCGTGGCGGCCGTGGCGGCGGTTCCGGCGCTGCCGGCCGTGGCGGCTTCCTCGGTGAGGACGAGTGTGGCTCCGGCGCGCAGCGTCCGGAGGATGTCGACCAGGTCGTCCGTCATGTCGTCCGTCATGTCGTCCGCTGCCTTGCCCGTCCCGCCGCCCGGCTCCCCGTACGGCACCCGCTCCCCGGCCCGCGGCCCGTACATCTCCTGCGACCAGCGCAGCCGGTTGTCCAGGGCCGAGTGCGCGAGGAGCACTCCTGTGGGGCGGTCGCCGCCTGCCGCGGAGCGGGCACGGGGGTAGCCGACGCAGGCCGGGTGCCGCGGGGTGAGCGCGCGGCCCGGGTCGGTGGGCAGGTACGCGGACAGATCGGTGCCGTCGACGAGGACCACGGAGGTGACCGCGGGGGTGCCGGCTCCGGCGGCGAGCGCGGCCCGTACGGCGGGTGCGGTGGCCGTGTCGGTCAGGAGGCGGACCGGCCCGGCGTCGGCCGTCGCGTACGCCAGGTGGCCGGGCGGACCGTACGGATCGAGCGGCAGACAGGCGCCGCCCGCCTTGAGCACCGCCAGCAGGGCGACGATCCGGCCGACGCAGCGGGGCAGCACCACGGCGGCCACCGTGCCGGGCCGCACGCCCAGGGTCTTCAGATGCCGTGCGAGACGGTTGGCGCGGGCGTTGAGTTCCGCGTACGTCAGGTCGTGGGCGCCGTCCGTCAGTGCGACGGCGGCCGGGGTCCGGCGCACCCGGGCCTCGAAGGGACCGATGAGCGTGGTCGGCGGAAGGTCGCGCCGGGTGGCGTCGAGGGCGTCGCGGAGCGCGGCGCGTTCGTCGGCGGTGGCGGTGTCGTGGCCGGCGAGCGGGGTGTGCGGGTCGGCCCTGGTGAGGCTGGTGAGCAGGTGCAGGAAACGGTCCTGGTGGGCGGCGAGTTGGTCCTCGTCGTAGAGGGCCGGGTTGGCCTCGTGCACCAGACGCAGGCCACCGGCGGCACGCGTCCCCGCACGGCCGTCCGCATCCCTGTCGGCACGCACGTCCGCACGCCCGTCCGCATGGCCGTCCGCATGACTGTCGCCACGCCCGTCCGCGTGACTGTCCGCGTGGACGGTGAGCGCGAGGTCCTCCACCGGCCCCGACGCAAGGGGACGGACCCACGAGGGCGCGCCCGCGAACACCGGCCCGCGACCGCCCGGCAGCACCGTGACCGGCGGTCCGGCCACCGCTCGCGCGTCCGGCAGGCCGAGGTCGCGCCGCAGGTCGGCCGGCCGGTAGCGCTGGTGCCCGCGGGCGGCGCGGATGCCGAGGACGACCTGTCGGGTCAGCTCGGCGAACGTCCGGTCCGGGGTGACCGTCAGGGGCAGCGGCAGAACGTTGCGGGCCAGGCCGGGGACGCGCAGGGCGGCGGGCGCGGTGCGTCCCATCACCGGCAGGCCGAGTACGACGCGCGCCGAGCCGGTGGCCCGCGAGAGGTACAGCGCCTGCGCGGCGATCAGGACGTCGGTCGGCCCGGCGCGTACGCAGGAGGCCAACTCCCGCAGGGCGGTGATGGCTTCGGGGGCGAGGCGGACCTCGCGGCGCAGCGCGGCGCGGGACGCGGGTGCCGTACGGCCGGCCGGTGAGGGAATGTGCGGGTGCTCCGCGAAGACCGCACCCCAGTAGGCGCGGTCCCTGTCGTACGCCTTGGAGGAACGGTACGCCGCGTCCTGCGCGACGAGGTCGGCGAGCCGGCCGAAGGGGCTGGGGCCGGGGGCCCGGCCGTCGGCGAGGGCGGTGTAGACCTCGGCGACCCGGCGGGCCAGCAGCCCGAGCCCGAAGCCGTCCATGACGGCCTGGTGCACGCGCTGGTACCACAGCCAGCGCTCTTCCCCCGTACGGAAGAGCGCCTGGGCGAACAGCGGCCCGGTGTCCAGCCGGAAGGGTTCGCCGAGGTCGGCGCGCATCCACGCCCCAGCCAGGGCGTCGGGGTCGGCCGAGCCCCGGAGGTCGAAGACGCGCAGCGGGAACGGCACCGCCGCCCCGCCGTCACCGGATGCCGACGCGCCGTCCGCCCGGCCCGGGCCCACCGGCTGCCGGTACGCCTGCCCTCGGTCCGCCGGCCCCCGCGCCCCCTGCCACCGGTCCGCCGGCAGGCCGTTCTCCACCACCAGGGGCCGTGGCACCGGGCCGATGAGCAGCGGCACCTGCCGCGGCCCGTCCGGCGTCCCGGCGAACCGCACCCGCAGCGCCTCGGCCTCGCCGGCCACCCGGTGCAGCGCCAGCGCGAACACGGCGGCCTCCAGCGGGCCGTGGATCTCCACGCAGGTGCCGGTGTTCTGCGCCGGGCTGTCCGGGTCGAGGGCGTGGGCGTGCCACAGCTCCGACTGGGCGGCGGTGAGCGCGAGGCCCGGCGCCAGCGCGCCGACGGCCGCATCGAGCAGGGCGGTCACGGCCGGGCGCCCAGCAAGGGTGCCCACTGCTCGATCGCGGGCTTCTCGGCGAGGTCCACGAAGGTCGCCTCGATGCCGTGGTCG
Encoded proteins:
- a CDS encoding arginase family protein; translation: MRRTVLIDAPSNLGLRPPAPGTVPGCYKLAGALRDQDLLRRLGAQEGGVVVPPRYDFGDWKEGEGDFNAAALAGYTRRLADRVERHVRAGGFPVLLGGDCSILLGAVLALRRLGRYGVAYLDGHGDFRHPGNTDTSGPLGAAAGEGVAQITGRGQADLTGIEGRQPYVRDEDLSVLGIRDGDQDHAELTSLRIDARTVGDIRRVGPDAVAREVLTRIGRSPLDGFWIHLDADVLDPSVMPAVDSPDPGGLLTGELHDLLAPLAASPRCVGLNLTIYDPDRDPDGAGAVLLADLLESVLAPS
- a CDS encoding DUF6204 family protein; translation: MGTQHTYRVIVRGKWDGLSEAARARLLAEVEQHGLAQMQFTPEGSLSYDAALKSFTYRYVIVSDAQDGEEMAAALAEEKAENALSAAGYGFRDLRSFPTDMDTMKVNRKRR
- a CDS encoding glyoxalase superfamily protein; translation: MEIRISRAVPILRIFDVAKAHEFYLDHLGCSVDWEHRFAPGMPLYTQVSRGDLVLHLSEHHGDATPGSAVYVELEGVRALHAELAAKQYAFLAPELEEDGEIGTSLTLTDPFGNRLRFNEPPK
- a CDS encoding GNAT family protein, which produces MADDRYLARGPRVGIRPFSAADREEFTALARASVPLHRPWLFPPTTDAAYDTYFAGVCEPSREGFLFCEHDTGRIAGYLTINNIVHGAFGCGAIGYGAFAHAAGRGLMSEGLGLVIPYAFGELGLHRLEVNIQPDNHRSIALVERTGFRLEGYSPDFLFVDGAWRDHQRWAMTAEMCRDTTAPHEAQ
- a CDS encoding 4'-phosphopantetheinyl transferase superfamily protein, producing the protein MRDTEVLDAAERRRAATFVRPVDRDVYIASHSALRRLLGAYLDRDPAALRFVREPCPCCDAPHGRPALAGAPLHFSLSHTRGLALLGFARTPIGVDIETLTAPEVVDEVASVLHPQERAELAALPPAGRAAAFARCWTRKEACLKGMGTGLAGDLMTTTLVGTGPDPAPVEGWETVDVPVPEGYAAACAVRTAGSPS
- a CDS encoding condensation domain-containing protein, whose translation is MTALLDAAVGALAPGLALTAAQSELWHAHALDPDSPAQNTGTCVEIHGPLEAAVFALALHRVAGEAEALRVRFAGTPDGPRQVPLLIGPVPRPLVVENGLPADRWQGARGPADRGQAYRQPVGPGRADGASASGDGGAAVPFPLRVFDLRGSADPDALAGAWMRADLGEPFRLDTGPLFAQALFRTGEERWLWYQRVHQAVMDGFGLGLLARRVAEVYTALADGRAPGPSPFGRLADLVAQDAAYRSSKAYDRDRAYWGAVFAEHPHIPSPAGRTAPASRAALRREVRLAPEAITALRELASCVRAGPTDVLIAAQALYLSRATGSARVVLGLPVMGRTAPAALRVPGLARNVLPLPLTVTPDRTFAELTRQVVLGIRAARGHQRYRPADLRRDLGLPDARAVAGPPVTVLPGGRGPVFAGAPSWVRPLASGPVEDLALTVHADSHADGRGDSHADGHADGRADVRADRDADGRAGTRAAGGLRLVHEANPALYDEDQLAAHQDRFLHLLTSLTRADPHTPLAGHDTATADERAALRDALDATRRDLPPTTLIGPFEARVRRTPAAVALTDGAHDLTYAELNARANRLARHLKTLGVRPGTVAAVVLPRCVGRIVALLAVLKAGGACLPLDPYGPPGHLAYATADAGPVRLLTDTATAPAVRAALAAGAGTPAVTSVVLVDGTDLSAYLPTDPGRALTPRHPACVGYPRARSAAGGDRPTGVLLAHSALDNRLRWSQEMYGPRAGERVPYGEPGGGTGKAADDMTDDMTDDLVDILRTLRAGATLVLTEEAATAGSAGTAATAATVATIDIAGTVGTEAVTAVGECIWNTRLYVLDAALRHCPPGVPGELYVAGASLATGYVRGPARTAARFVADPYGPAGSRMYRTGERARRTAGGEVERLAGPGAQEVSRR